In Montipora foliosa isolate CH-2021 chromosome 13, ASM3666993v2, whole genome shotgun sequence, one DNA window encodes the following:
- the LOC137982525 gene encoding peroxidasin homolog — translation MMELRFRQDLFLFAGAFVCFGLSPSFAGSSVNSQDTFISVEPFCEQVPLHVRLNCIQRKYRTFDGTCNNLCNITQGSAGTAFARFLPPFFQNGLGPRLASTTKPSLPLKNARTISNTVFVNTSQNVGGLEPNFTHMTMLWGSFIDHDFTLTVSNQTEGCGTNNAPCPSNVPGCVSIPISQNNPDDRLRNNQSAQCIPLSRSKIRNGEQVNLVTSYIDASNIYGVNCQEAESVRDTTSRIGLLRVVPLPVSRSDRMPISPPADPSSFCRSPRPSLRPCFLFGDFRDNENPALMTVHILFVREHNRIAKFLHHLNPTWSDERLFQEARKIVIAHLQHITYNEWLPVLFSEEVRQNNNLTLEPLGQFFNGYDPNVDASTRNAFAAAALRMGHSLIRDSFGQFNRGFVRLGEVATTSFFDPSSLYRLRNNGIDGINLGLATEPAQRFDRNFVNAVHESLVTPGPTPDGIVGDLMAINIQRGRDHGLAPYIYFRKFCGLDTGLPGGLAKKFSDLENIDREQRDRIISVYISTFDIDLFVGGISENPQPGSILGQTLTCLIADSFRRFRLGDRFWYERNDSDTGFTLEQLDSIRKGSSMAKVICDNSDNVNRIQERVFETGQELVNCDSIPSIDLSLWKEGPGMEKSAESEACRERKTNH, via the exons ATGATGGAATTAAG GTTCCGACAAGATCTCTTTCTTTTTGCTGGAGCATTCGTCTGTTTTGGTTTATCCCCTTCCTTTGCGGGGTCATCTGTTAACTCTCAAGATACTTTTATATCGGTTGAACCATTTTGCGAGCAAGTACCACTGCATGTGCGTCTGAACTGCATACAACGCAAGTATCGCACGTTTGACGGAACGTGCAACAACTTGTGCAACATAACACAG GGCTCCGCTGGAACAGCATTTGCACGTTTCCTGCCACCTTTCTTTCAAAACGGACTAGGACCACGACTCGCTTCCACCACAAAGCCATCACTGCCACTCAAAAACGCGAGAACAATCAGCAACACGGTGTTCGTGAACACGTCACAAAACGTTGGTGGTTTGGAGCCAAATTTCACTCACATGACCATGCTGTGGGGATCATTTATAGACCACGACTTCACATTGACAGTTTCTAATCAGACCGAAGGATGTGGTACCAACAATGCGCCATGTCCAAGCAATGTCCCTGGATGTGTCAGCATTCCGATCTCGCAAAATAATCCCGATGATAGATTGAGGAACAATCAAAGTGCCCAGTGTATTCCTCTTTCACGATCAAAAATACGAAATGGGGAGCAG GTGAATCTGGTTACTTCTTATATTGACGCCTCAAACATTTATGGAGTTAATTGTCAGGAAGCAGAGAGTGTTCGGGATACGACGTCACGTATTGGTTTATTGCGAGTGGTTCCACTTCCGGTATCACGCTCTGATAGAATGCCAATATCCCCTCCTGCTGATCCAAGTTCATTTTGCAGATCACCGAGGCCTTCACTAAGACCGTGCTTTCTTTTTGGAGACTTCAGGGACAATGAAAACCCGG CGTTGATGACTGTTCACATCCTTTTTGTTCGTGAACATAACCGAATCGCAAAGTTTCTTCATCATTTAAATCCAACATGGAGCGACGAACGATTGTTCCAGGAAGCGCGGAAAATTGTGATTGCCCATCTTCAGCATATTACTTACAACGAATGGCTGCCCGTTTTATTTAGTGAAGAAGTG AGACAAAACAACAACCTCACATTAGAACCTCTCGGGCAATTCTTTAATGGTTATGATCCAAATGTTGACGCTTCGACCAGAAATGCGTTTGCCGCTGCCGCACTTAGAATGGGTCATTCACTGATACGGGACAGTTTTGGACAGTTTAATAGAGGATTTGTCAGGCTTGGGGAAGTTGCTACCACAAGCTTCTTTGACCCGTCGTCTCTTTATAGACTGAGGAATAATGGAATCGATGGCATTAATTTGGGATTGGCAACGGAACCTGCTCAAAGGTTCGATAG gaaCTTTGTCAATGCTGTGCATGAAAGTCTTGTGACTCCAGGACCAACTCCAGACGGAATCGTGGGAGACTTGATGGCGATCAATATTCAACGGGGTCGGGACCATGGTCTTGCCCCTTACATATACTTCCGGAAATTTTGTGGATTGGACACTGGACTTCCCGGAGGACTTGCCAAAAAGTTTTCAGACCTTGAAAATATCGACAGAGAGCAGCGTGATAGAATTATTAGTGTTTACATTTCTACCTTTGACATAGATCTCTTTGTTGGAGGAATCAGTGAGAACCCACAACCGGGATCTATTTTGGGACAGACCCTTACTTGCCTGATAGCTGACAGCTTCCGAAGATTTCGACTTGGAGATCGATTCTGGTATGAACGAAACGACTCTGACACAGGATTCACATTGGAACAGTTGGATTCCATAAGGAAAGGAAGCTCGATGGCCAAGGTTATCTGTGACAACTCAGATAATGTAAACCGAATTCAagagcgcgtttttgagacaggCCAAGAGTTAGTTAACTGCGATAGCATACCATCTATCGACCTGAGTTTGTGGAAAGAAG GGCCGGGAATGGAAAAGTCAGCCGAAAGCGAGGCATGTAGAGAAAGGAAGACTAATCATTAA